The DNA sequence GCTGCGGCATATCGATGGCCTCCGCTTCGATCTTGACCGAGACGGCGAAGGGAGCGCCGGTCGAAGACGCACGGCGGATGATTCGGGATTTCATCGCGATGCTCGAAGACCCTGCCACGCAGCCTGCGGCCACGACCCGCGTGGAGTGGATTGCAATGCTCGATACCGTGAGGCGATTTCCTGCGCGCGCGCGCTGCGCGTTGCTGCCGTGGACGACGGCCGCGGATGCGCTCGAACCTTCCCTCACCCCCGGCCCCTCTCCCGGAGGGAGAGGGGAGCTTGGGCCGTAACTCCCCTTACCTCCGGCTCTCCCGAATAAAGGGGAGCTTCGGGGCGTGACTTCCTTATCCCGGCCTATCTCTCGGAGAGGGTCGGTTCGGGCGCCAGTTCGTCGGCCACGGCCTTCTCCACCACGGTGCCGGCGAAAAAATTCGGGTTGTTGCGCGTATGCAGGCGTGCGGCGTTGGTGAAGGTGAACTCGCGGAAATCCTGCTCCGTCACGAAGCCGTGCTCCACCATCTCGAATGCCTCCGGGATCACGTCTCTGAAATCGGGCACGTCGAAGTGCGTGAAGTCGGAGCTGAACAGCGGGCGTAGCCGAACGCCCATGCGCGGGTCGAAGGCCCACAGGGTGGCACGGTCGTCGGCCTCGCAGCCGAAGTAGAAGTTGTCCGAAAAAACCGCCCGGATATCGGCCTTGGATGCGACGCCGGACGCTTCGAAATCGTCCACGACATGCTCCGGCCGGCTCAACTCGGCGATTTCCACTTCAGGGCGAAATGCATCGAGGTTACGC is a window from the Betaproteobacteria bacterium genome containing:
- a CDS encoding SUF system NifU family Fe-S cluster assembly protein, which produces MYDDLVMEHIKNARNYRVLDAAGRIAVGTNPLCGDEVRLYLELKDERIADLAFQCSCCGISMASASILTETAKGAPVEDARRMIRDFIAMLEDPATQPAATTRVEWIAMLDTVRRFPARARCALLPWTTAADALEPSLTPGPSPGGRGELGP